TATATATTATCTATCCTATGTTCAAATATTGGAGCAATTCTTCCAGTTAAAATATTAAAAATAAAGAAAAGTATCAAGAATATATAGTTTTTCTCTACAAGTTTCAAAATAGTTTTAAAAATTTCTGTAAACATATTATCACTTTATTTTCTTAAAATTAATACTATCCTCTGCAATAGCCTTTAATTTTTTTAAATTCATATTTTCATCATTAGCAACTATAGCTGACACAGTTCCCTCAACTAACGGACAGTCTGCTATTTCAACATCTATTTCACCATCTATTAATTTTATTGCACCTTTTACTGCATTTATTGAACTTCCAAAGTCCACAAGTACTAATACACCTTTTCCTCTATTTGCTTTTTTGATTACGCTTGCAACTATCTCAGGTGTAGTTCCATAAGTATCATAATTACTTCCACCACCATTTAATAATTCAAAATCTTCTTGCTTTAAAACATTACAAAATTCTAAAAAAGCATCTGTCATGGAATTACTATGACAAACTAATACTATTCCTACTGTTTCTTTTTTCATTATTCCTCCTAATTTTCTCCAAATAATCTATCTAAAATAATTGATACTGCTGCTCTTACAGAAAGATGATTGTATCTTGTATTTATTCTTATTGGTTCTAAGATATAATCTGAAATATCCATAATTTCTTGAGTTAATCCCCAACCTGTTCCAAATAAAATGAAATAAACTTCATCATCATTAAATATTTTTTCTGATAATTTTTCAAATGAAATTGTCTTTTCAAATAATCTTGCTGAAGTTGTAACAAGCTTTGGTTTTTTCCCTGTAATCTTTATTATTTCTTCTATACTTTTTTCTATACTATCTGATAAAAGTGTATTTTCAAATGCTTCATTTCTATCTTTATTAAAATCTATTCCGTCTCCCTCTTGCCAAAATCCTAATATTCTTGACGTTAGTTCTTTTTGTGCATCTACTGGAGTAATAATAAAGTATTTATTTACATCATATGTTCTACAAGTTCTTGATATATCATGTATATCAAAATTTGTAACAGAAGTTGCAACTACTTCACTATTTTTATTATACACTGGATAATGTACTAATCCTAAAAAAATATTATTTCTCATCAATTTTCCTTTCTATTCTTTAAATATATATAATCTTGCCTCTTGTAATAATTTTCTATGCGATGAATAAGTTAATATCTTTAATGCGTCTCCATAACTACACCATTTATATTCACTAATTTCTCCTATATCAATTAATACATTATGACTAATAGCTCTAGCTAAGAAAAAAGTAACATATTTCAATTCTCCTGTATTTGTAATATATGAAATATCTTTTTGGAAATTTTCAGAATCTATTATTATAGTTTCAAGATTTGTTTCTTCTTTAATTTCTCTAATAGCTGTCATTACTTTAGTTTCATTATCTTCTATATGACCTTTTGGAAATCCCCAATTACCTCCTAATATTTTAACTAATAAAAATTCAATATTATTATCCTTATTTACTCTATATACAATCCCACCTGCTGAAGATACTTTAACTACATTAAATTTTACATCATATTTATTTTTAATATATTCAATAATATCTTCTTTTTTATTATTTAAATTCCCTTCATTAACATGTTTATATATATCTTGTCTTATAGACTCTTTACTTATTTCAGTATCTAGTCCTATGTTGTATAAATCAACTAAATTAATATCTAAATCATTGATAAATACTACTTCTCCCTCAAAATATATTGATTGTATTCTACTTAACAATTCTAAAGTTTTTTTCATTATTTCGTTATAATTATCATTATGATGATGAATAAAAGAAATAAAATTAAGTAATTTAGAAACATTTTTATTATTTCTAAATTCAAATAACATTCTTTTTACAGTTTCCTTATTTATCGCTCTACTTACTATATTACTATAATAAATGAGATTTTTAACTAAAATAATATCTGTCATATTCAAACCAATTTTTTTTAAGTATGATTCTGCAATTATCATACTATTTACTAAAAATTTATTATCATCTAATGTATTTTTACCTGAATATAGAAAAAGTATTGCATATCCTATTGTTTTATCCTCAAAAACATTATATTTGCAATATACATTATATGTATTTATAATATTTTTAATAGTGGTATTATCTAAATTATCTATAGATAATTCAGGAATAAAAAATCTAAATAAATCATTATCTAACATTATTTTTAAAGCTTTGTATGAATATCTATCAAATAAGATTTTATCCAATAATTTACCAAACCCACTTATACTTACATTAAGTTTTCTATGATTTTTAAAATTAGATATTGCATTTTTTGTTTCACATGATAATTTAAAATTATATTTTGAAACTAAATACAAGGCTCTATATATTCTTGTGTTATCTTCAGCAAGTCTAAGTGCCTTATCTTCTCCTATAATATTTAATTCAAGATTTTCAATATCTTTAATTGAACCATATTTATCTATTAAACCTTTATTATTGTTGTAAGCTAAAGCATTTACAGTAAAATCTCTTCTCGATAAATCTTCTTCAATATTTTCTACAAATTCAAAATTTTGTGGATTTCTACCGTCTAATACTCCATTTTCTTTTCTAAATCTTGCAATCTCTATTTTATATTCATCAACTTGTATTGATATAACTTGATATCTTTCAGAAATTATTATCGGACTATACTCGCTTAAAATATGTAATAATTCTTCCATGGGAATATTAGTTGCCATATCAAAATCAGTAGGTTTAAATCCTAAAAATATATCTCTTAATGCTCCACCTACTAAATATCCCTCTCCATATTCATTTAAAATATTTAATATAAATTGCAATCTTTCATCTAAATTTATGTACATATTATATTCCTACTTTTTT
This portion of the Streptobacillus ratti genome encodes:
- a CDS encoding PTS-dependent dihydroxyacetone kinase phosphotransferase subunit DhaM — translated: MKKETVGIVLVCHSNSMTDAFLEFCNVLKQEDFELLNGGGSNYDTYGTTPEIVASVIKKANRGKGVLVLVDFGSSINAVKGAIKLIDGEIDVEIADCPLVEGTVSAIVANDENMNLKKLKAIAEDSINFKKIK
- a CDS encoding RNA methyltransferase, whose translation is MRNNIFLGLVHYPVYNKNSEVVATSVTNFDIHDISRTCRTYDVNKYFIITPVDAQKELTSRILGFWQEGDGIDFNKDRNEAFENTLLSDSIEKSIEEIIKITGKKPKLVTTSARLFEKTISFEKLSEKIFNDDEVYFILFGTGWGLTQEIMDISDYILEPIRINTRYNHLSVRAAVSIILDRLFGEN
- a CDS encoding NUDIX domain-containing protein, translating into MYINLDERLQFILNILNEYGEGYLVGGALRDIFLGFKPTDFDMATNIPMEELLHILSEYSPIIISERYQVISIQVDEYKIEIARFRKENGVLDGRNPQNFEFVENIEEDLSRRDFTVNALAYNNNKGLIDKYGSIKDIENLELNIIGEDKALRLAEDNTRIYRALYLVSKYNFKLSCETKNAISNFKNHRKLNVSISGFGKLLDKILFDRYSYKALKIMLDNDLFRFFIPELSIDNLDNTTIKNIINTYNVYCKYNVFEDKTIGYAILFLYSGKNTLDDNKFLVNSMIIAESYLKKIGLNMTDIILVKNLIYYSNIVSRAINKETVKRMLFEFRNNKNVSKLLNFISFIHHHNDNYNEIMKKTLELLSRIQSIYFEGEVVFINDLDINLVDLYNIGLDTEISKESIRQDIYKHVNEGNLNNKKEDIIEYIKNKYDVKFNVVKVSSAGGIVYRVNKDNNIEFLLVKILGGNWGFPKGHIEDNETKVMTAIREIKEETNLETIIIDSENFQKDISYITNTGELKYVTFFLARAISHNVLIDIGEISEYKWCSYGDALKILTYSSHRKLLQEARLYIFKE